Proteins from a genomic interval of Cyclopterus lumpus isolate fCycLum1 chromosome 18, fCycLum1.pri, whole genome shotgun sequence:
- the LOC117748145 gene encoding protein Dok-7-like, whose amino-acid sequence MTDSVVVEGYARLRDGKKWKTRWLVLRKPSPVADCLLLLVFKDKSDKAQGHKERASVTLEEICGVEAGQWYEGVALTLAILCLNQAALLGFDSKEALHAWDARLRYSLGEVHRFSVGVLPGTKLESGPATLHLCNNLLALARDVPPVIIGHWNLPDLRRYGPVPNGFVFEGGSRCGYWAGVFLLSSAESEQISFLFDCIVRGISPTRGPFGLRPVLPDPGASQTNSEERLNHEAQELEKRLSMLSHRSSTVSSTYCPSAGGDDRSISGSSDTSDTSQSDGSVGSRMAVWTEPASNPSDSVSHLGAKAALQGIEKLSVNQGAGTRPVAKPPRQLQEIGRQSSSDSGIATGSHSSYSGSFSSYTGSLDITTTEDFGSVFSLPPHLAQELSPCSCATVPGHEYQVPTTLRYLYDSPRSLLQEGSGDAKDDEPSSPASLGLTTDSAQEDKSGATTSDGHSETPERQSKSEHLQIPSEESRKTKLASSEHPDSCHISSSLASVSKTIVTICLVCGGFKGTSCIPASGSAIPAIPDQSVDKSPFTASKYYIAVRKVLEKPCASPGSGNTHSLEKPTVRRREDSPLPKTGREKLVSLLADLLGFPNADRQLEAKTDRLNLYESMSPGLGNGTCVPLQDSEHDNRAVIYENCLKCQGEHCRPPPRAAPAETNRNRDASTLHTFPTGLRLKKSQEPDAAAHEEPLYQAPGAGSLHEEMTGPTVTSEDKRLKSKEERRRADPSYEIMESRAPERNPEAEEKSKYELMGSCGQQRFLQETQADLQYLNVYVATLYMKCLLGDDVGAVFVFPPEAALPERPRGEGVTYVNIPVSPTSKKQLNYIELELQEPGPGPRGTSSTKYAQIDITATETAHKVGTQHALGRQEGLHTLELRKKGTPH is encoded by the exons ATGACGGATTCTGTTGTCGTGGAGGGATATGCCAGACTCCGAGATGGAAAAAAG TGGAAAACTAGGTGGCTCGTTCTTCGCAAGCCGTCGCCCGTAGCAg ACtgcctcctgctgctggttttcaAGGACAAGTCGGACAAAGCGCAGGGCCACAAGGAGAGGGCCAGCGTCACCTTGGAGGAGATCTGCGGTGTGGAAGCGGGACAGTGGTACGAGGGCGTGGCTTTGACTCTGGCCATCCTTTGCCTGAACCAGGCTGCTCTACTGGGCTTCGACAGCAAGGAGGCCCTGCATGCGTGGGACGCCCGGCTGCGCTACAGCCTCGGTGAAG TTCATAGATTCAGTGTTGGAGTCTTACCAGGGACCAAGTTGGAGAGCGGACCTGCAACTCTTCATCTATGCAACAACCTGCTCGCTCTGGCCAGGGACGTCCCTCCTGTTATTATTGGCCACTGGAACCTTCCAGACCTGCGCAGATATGGGCCTGTCCCCAATGGATTTGTGTTCGAGGGAGGATCAAGATGTGGTTACT GGGCCGGCGTTTTCTTGCTCTCATCTGCTGAGAGCGAGCAGATCAGCTTTCTATTCGACTGCATCGTCAGAGGCATCTCCCCCACCAGAGGCCCTTTTGGACTGCGGCCAGTTTTGCCAG ACCCCGGTGCCAGTCAGACGAATTCGGAAGAGAGGCTGAACCACGAGGCccaggagctggagaagagaCTGAGCATGCTCTCTCACAGGAGCAGCACAG TCTCGTCCACATACTGCCCGTCTGCTGGGGGAGACGACCGCAGCATATCCGGCTCCTCCGACACGTCCGACACCAGCCAATCAGACGGCAGCGTTGGCAGCCGAATGGCCGTTTGGACTGAGCCGGCCTCCAACCCGTCTGACAGCGTCAGCCATTTGGGAGCTAAAGCGGCGTTACAGGGCATCGAGAAGCTTTCCGTCAACCAGGGAGCTGGAACCCGGCCTGTGGCCAAACCCCCCCGGCAGCTCCAGGAGATCGGCCGCCAGAGCTCGTCTGACAGCGGCATCGCCACTGGCAGCCATTCCTCTTACTCTGGAAGTTTCTCCTCCTATACAGGCAGCCTGGATATCACCACCACGGAGGACTTCGGGTCCGTTTTCAGCTTGCCTCCCCACTTGGCTCAAGAACTGAGCCCTTGTTCTTGCGCCACTGTCCCTGGACATGAATACCAAGTACCAACCACACTTAGGTATCTCTATGACAGCCCCAGGAGTCTGTTACAGGAGGGAAGCGGGGATGCTAAAGACGATGAGCCCTCCAGCCCCGCCTCCTTAGGCCTCACAACAGACTCGGCACAGGAGGATAAAAGCGGCGCCACGACCTCTGACGGTCACTCAGAAACTCCTGAAAGACAGTCAAAGAGTGAACACTTACAAATCCCCTCCGAGGAGAGTAGGAAAACCAAGTTGGCCTCTAGTGAACACCCAGACTCCTGTCACATCTCCAGCTCTCTCGCATCTGTCTCCAAAACCATTGTGACGATCTGCTTAGTTTGTGGTGGATTTAAG GGGACCTCGTGCATCCCTGCCAGTGGTTCAGCGATACCCGCCATACCAG ATCAAAGTGTTGACAAATCACCGTTCACCGCCAGTAAATACTATATCGCAGTGAGGAAGGTTCTGGAGAAACCCTGTGCCTCGCCTGGCTCTGGGAACACCCACAGCTTGGAGAAGCCAACagtgaggagaagggaggatTCACCGCTGccaaaaacaggaagagagaaattAGTCAGTCTCTTAGCTGATCTGCTCGGCTTCCCGAATGCAGATCGGCAGCTTGAGGCAAAGACGGACAGACTGAACCTTTATGAGTCCATGAGCCCCGGTTTGGGAAATGGCACCTGTGTACCATTACAAGATTCAGAGCACGACAACAGAGCTGTCATTTATGAAAACTGTTTGAAGTGTCAAGGCGAGCACTGCCGCCCTCCTCCACGGGCCGCCCCCGCTGAAACGAACCGCAACAGGGACGCTTCCACTTTGCACACCTTTCCAACTGGGCTGCGCCTCAAGAAAAGCCAAGAACCCGACGCGGCCGCTCACGAGGAGCCGCTCTACCAAGCTCCCGGTGCCGGCTCGCTACATGAAGAGATGACTGGTCCGACAGTGACCAGTGAAG ACAAAAGGCTTAAGAGTAAAGAGGAAAGACGCAGAGCTGATCCTTCTTATGAGATCATGGAGAGTCGTGCGCCGGAGAGGAACCCGGAG GCAGAAGAAAAAAGCAAGTACGAGCTGATGGGCAGCTGCGGTCAGCAGAGGTTCCTTCAAGAGACTCAAG CCGACTTGCAGTACCTCAACGTGTACGTTGCCACATTATACATGAAGTGTCTGTTGGGTGATGACGTGG GGGCCGTGTTCGTCTTCCCCCCCGAGGCGGCGCTCCCGGAACGGCCTCGCGGTGAAGGTGTGACGTATGTGAATATTCCCGTTAGTCCCACATCCAAGAAGCAGCTCAACTACATagagctggagctgcaggagccAGGTCCTGGTCCCCGAGGGACC AGCTCCACCAAGTACGCCCAGATTGACATCACCGCTACAGAGACGGCCCACAAAGTGGGCACGCAGCATGCCCTGGGACGACAGGAGGGCCTTCACACTCTGGAGCTGAGGAAAAAGGGGACGCCACATTGA